One Rhododendron vialii isolate Sample 1 chromosome 2a, ASM3025357v1 genomic region harbors:
- the LOC131317069 gene encoding probable leucine-rich repeat receptor-like protein kinase At1g35710: MPNIFNYLALALSAVLVVFPPPSTAQPPQNREAEALLRWKQSLHNQTIVSSWIFNQTNGNSSASSPCNWRGISCNAAGIVTGLNLAYTGLQGTLDHLNFSYFPLLLRLDLKYNQLTGTIPTNIGLLSNLVYLDLSTNSFSGTIPLSVANLTKVVELDFGRNAITGQLDPLLFPDRLLE; the protein is encoded by the coding sequence ATGCCGAACATATTCAACTACCTTGCTCTGGCTCTCTCAGCCGTTCTGGTGGTTTTCCCACCTCCTTCCACCGCTCAACCACCACAAAATCGCGAAGCCGAAGCACTTCTCCGGTGGAAACAAAGCCTACACAACCAAACAATCGTCAGCTCGTGGattttcaaccaaacaaatgGCAACTCTTCAGCTTCAAGCCCATGCAACTGGCGTGGAATTTCATGCAACGCTGCAGGAATTGTAACCGGGCTGAACCTTGCCTACACGGGACTACAAGGTACTCTTGACCATTTAAACTTCTCATAtttccctctcctcctccgTCTCGACCTCAAATACAATCAACTCACCGGTACCATACCCACCAACATCGGCCTACTCTCGAATCTCGTGTATCTTGATCTCTCCACTAACTCTTTCTCGGGCACAATCCCTCTCTCTGTCGCGAATCTCACCAAGGTTGTCGAGCTGGATTTTGGGCGAAACGCCATAACAGGGCAGCTTGACCCGCTGTTATTTCCTGACCGCTTGTTGGAATGA